In Numidum massiliense, a single genomic region encodes these proteins:
- a CDS encoding diaminopimelate dehydrogenase: MSNVYNVAVVGYGNIGKYAVQAIDAAPDMQLAGVVRRASSAAKDTPPELVGRRVVHDIRDLEQVDVAILAAPTRTIPAYARDVLSLGIHTVDSYDIHGELANLRRELDDVSKKNDSVAIISAGWDPGTDSMIRGMLEFMAPGGLTYTNFGPGMSMGHSVAVKAIDGVKDALSLTIPLGTSIHRRMVYVELEAGADFETVKKAILADPYFVNDETHVTQVPNVQQLVNVGHGVSMERRGVSGATHNQLFTFEMRINNPALTSQVLVAAARATFKQQPGAYTMIEVPVIDYLPGDRDDIIRRLV; the protein is encoded by the coding sequence ATGAGTAATGTATACAACGTCGCCGTCGTCGGCTATGGTAATATCGGCAAGTACGCCGTGCAAGCAATCGATGCTGCTCCGGACATGCAATTAGCCGGTGTCGTCAGACGCGCGAGCTCCGCCGCGAAAGATACGCCGCCAGAACTCGTCGGACGCCGTGTCGTCCACGACATCCGCGACTTGGAGCAAGTCGACGTCGCCATCTTAGCGGCACCGACGCGGACGATTCCGGCGTACGCCCGGGACGTTCTCTCCCTCGGCATTCACACGGTCGACAGTTACGACATTCACGGCGAACTCGCTAACTTGCGGCGCGAGTTAGACGATGTGTCTAAAAAAAACGACAGCGTCGCCATCATTTCCGCAGGCTGGGATCCGGGAACCGACTCGATGATTCGCGGCATGCTCGAGTTTATGGCGCCAGGTGGGTTAACGTATACGAATTTTGGGCCCGGTATGAGTATGGGGCACTCCGTCGCCGTCAAAGCGATCGACGGGGTCAAAGACGCGCTGTCCTTGACAATCCCGCTCGGTACGAGCATCCACCGGCGCATGGTGTACGTCGAACTAGAAGCAGGTGCCGATTTCGAAACGGTCAAAAAGGCAATTTTAGCAGATCCGTATTTCGTCAACGACGAGACTCATGTGACGCAAGTTCCTAACGTACAGCAACTCGTCAACGTCGGTCACGGAGTCTCCATGGAACGGAGAGGCGTATCCGGGGCGACGCACAACCAACTGTTCACGTTCGAGATGCGCATTAACAACCCGGCACTGACGTCGCAAGTGCTCGTCGCCGCTGCCCGCGCGACGTTCAAACAGCAACCGGGTGCGTACACGATGATCGAGGTACCGGTAATCGATTATCTCCCTGGCGACCGGGACGACATTATTCGGCGGTTAGTGTAA
- a CDS encoding MBL fold metallo-hydrolase RNA specificity domain-containing protein: protein MNITVLGGGSEIGASCVHVELNGVRLLFDAGMRCQVGWAQYGLSAHADAMEIARFVEGLKPTHTLLVHGDDAARYQQAQRIDPQFGPTLVENGVNYSGGRPQRRSSQIEPRTR from the coding sequence TTGAATATAACTGTACTAGGTGGCGGCAGCGAAATCGGGGCATCTTGCGTACACGTCGAGTTGAACGGCGTACGACTCCTGTTCGATGCCGGCATGCGCTGTCAGGTGGGGTGGGCGCAATACGGCTTGTCAGCGCACGCAGATGCGATGGAAATAGCCCGCTTCGTCGAAGGACTAAAGCCTACTCATACATTACTCGTCCACGGCGACGACGCTGCACGTTATCAACAGGCACAGCGCATTGACCCGCAGTTCGGACCGACATTAGTCGAAAATGGGGTGAACTACTCGGGCGGACGTCCGCAGCGGCGTTCATCACAAATAGAACCGCGAACGCGATGA